From Halichoerus grypus chromosome 6, mHalGry1.hap1.1, whole genome shotgun sequence, one genomic window encodes:
- the RNF41 gene encoding E3 ubiquitin-protein ligase NRDP1 yields MGYDVTRFQGDVDEDLICPICSGVLEEPVQAPHCEHAFCNACITQWFSQQQTCPVDRSVVTVAHLRPVPRIMRNMLSKLQIACDNAVFGCSAVVRLDNLMSHLSDCEHNPKRPVTCEQGCGLEMPKDELPNHNCIKHLRSVVQQQQTRIAELEKTSAEHKHQLAEQKRDIQLLKAYMRAIRSVNPNLQNLEETIEYNEILEWVNSLQPARVTRWGGMISTPDAVLQAVIKRSLVESGCPASIVNELIENAHERSWPQGLATLETRQMNRRYYENYVAKRIPGKQAVVVMACENQHMGDDMVQEPGLVMIFAHGVEEI; encoded by the exons GCGCCTCACTGTGAGCATGCTTTCTGCAACGCCTGCATCACCCAGTGGTTCTCTCAGCAGCAGACGTGTCCGGTGGACCGTAGCGTCGTGACGGTCGCTCACCTGCGCCCGGTACCTCGGATCATGCGGAACATGTTGTCAAAGCTGCAGATTGCCTGCGACAACGCTGTGTTTGGCTGTAGTGCTGTTGTCCGGCTTGACAACCTCATGTCTCACCTCAGCGACTGCGAGCACAACCCCAAACGGCCTGTGACCTGTGAGCAGGGCTGCGG CCTGGAGATGCCCAAAGATGAGCTGCCAAACCACAACTGCATTAAGCACCTGCGCTCCGTGGTGCAGCAGCAGCAGACCCGCATCGCAGAGCTGGAGAAGACCTCCGCTGAGCACAAACACCAGCTGGCGGAGCAG AAGCGAGATATCCAGCTGCTAAAGGCATACATGCGTGCAATCCGCAGTGTCAACCCCAACCTTCAGAACCTGGAGGAGACTATTGAATACAACGAGATCCTAGA GTGGGTGAACTCCCTGCAGCCTGCAAGAGTGACCCGCTGGGGAGGGATGATCTCGACCCCAGATGCTGTACTCCAGGCTGTAATCAAGCGCTCCCTGGTGGAGAGTGGCTGTCCTGCCTCTATTGTGAACGAGCTGATTGAAAATGCCCACGAGCGGAGCTGGCCCCAGGGTCTGGCCACCCTAGAGACAAGACAGATGAACCGGCGCTACTATGAGAACTACGTGGCCAAGCGCATCCCTGGCAAGCAGGCTGTGGTCGTGATGGCCTGTGAGAACCAGCACATGGGCGATGACATGGTGCAGGAGCCAGGGCTTGTCATGATCTTTGCGCATGGTGTGGAAGAGATATAG